The following proteins come from a genomic window of Orenia metallireducens:
- a CDS encoding diaminopimelate decarboxylase, with protein MIKVKKPFVNLEQLKEITKEYPTPFHLYDEKGIRENARKLHQAFAWNEGFKEYFAVKATPNPTILKILKEERCGADCSSLTELMMSEQVGFSGDDIMFSSNVTPKEDFELASKLDAIINLDDITHIEFLEEIAGIPETISCRYNPGNNFKSDNDIMDNPTEAKYGFTYEQLVEGFNILQEKGAKHFGIHAFLASNTVANEYYPALAKILFETAVKLNKETGAHISFINLSGGVGIPYRPDEEPADILAIGEGVRKAYEEILVPAGMNDVAIYTELGRFMLGPFGHLVATAIHEKNIHKNYIGLDACAANLMRPAMYGAYHHITVMGKENEPHDHKYDVTGGLCENNDKFAIDRMLPKIDKGDLVVIHDTGAHGFAMGYNYNGKLRSAEVLLKEDGTTELIRRAETPADYFATLDI; from the coding sequence ATGATTAAAGTGAAAAAGCCCTTTGTAAATTTAGAACAATTAAAAGAGATAACTAAAGAGTATCCTACTCCTTTTCATCTATATGATGAGAAAGGTATTAGAGAGAATGCACGAAAGCTACATCAAGCTTTTGCTTGGAATGAAGGATTCAAAGAGTACTTTGCTGTAAAAGCTACACCAAATCCAACAATCTTAAAGATACTAAAGGAAGAGAGGTGTGGAGCAGACTGTTCTTCACTTACTGAACTGATGATGTCTGAGCAGGTTGGTTTTAGTGGAGATGATATCATGTTCTCCTCAAATGTTACACCTAAAGAGGATTTTGAGTTAGCAAGCAAACTAGATGCTATTATCAACCTTGATGATATTACACATATTGAATTTCTAGAAGAAATTGCGGGCATTCCAGAAACAATTAGCTGTCGCTATAATCCAGGAAATAACTTCAAAAGTGATAATGATATTATGGACAATCCTACTGAAGCAAAGTATGGATTTACTTATGAGCAATTAGTAGAAGGATTTAACATACTACAAGAGAAAGGTGCTAAGCACTTTGGGATTCATGCCTTTTTAGCTAGTAATACTGTAGCTAACGAATACTATCCTGCTCTTGCTAAGATACTATTTGAAACTGCTGTTAAGTTAAACAAAGAGACAGGGGCCCATATCTCCTTTATCAATCTATCTGGTGGTGTTGGTATCCCTTATCGCCCTGATGAAGAGCCAGCTGATATCTTAGCTATAGGTGAAGGAGTTCGTAAAGCCTATGAAGAGATACTTGTACCAGCTGGAATGAATGATGTAGCTATCTATACTGAATTAGGTAGATTTATGCTTGGACCTTTCGGTCATCTTGTGGCTACTGCAATTCATGAAAAGAATATCCACAAAAACTATATCGGCTTAGATGCTTGTGCAGCTAATTTAATGCGTCCTGCTATGTATGGTGCATATCACCATATCACAGTAATGGGTAAAGAGAATGAACCTCATGACCACAAGTATGATGTTACAGGTGGATTATGTGAGAATAATGATAAGTTCGCAATAGATCGTATGCTACCAAAGATTGATAAAGGTGATCTAGTAGTCATTCATGATACTGGTGCCCATGGTTTTGCAATGGGATATAACTATAATGGTAAACTACGCTCTGCAGAAGTTCTTCTAAAAGAAGATGGGACAACTGAATTAATACGTAGAGCAGAAACACCTGCTGATTATTTCGCAACATTAGATATATAA
- a CDS encoding TrmB family transcriptional regulator → MDIQELLTYFNLTRQEATIYISLTINGAMTGYEVAKETGISRSNVYTNLASLVEKGAAYLIEDKAKKYTPVPIDEFCNNKIRQMKELKVKLIENMPKRQEENNGYITVKGKINILDKIKNMISKAKERIYISLSNEVMEIILPYLKESISKGLKVVIISERPLQLEGAVIYYAKREEFQIRLIVDSTKVLTGEIIDENNSTCLYSKKQNLVNLFKESLKNEIKLIELTNRKDD, encoded by the coding sequence ATGGATATACAAGAATTACTTACATATTTTAATCTTACAAGGCAAGAGGCAACTATTTATATCTCACTAACTATCAATGGTGCTATGACAGGTTATGAGGTAGCTAAAGAGACAGGAATCTCACGTTCAAATGTATATACCAACTTAGCCAGTCTAGTTGAAAAGGGAGCTGCTTATCTAATCGAAGATAAAGCAAAAAAATATACCCCTGTACCTATTGATGAGTTCTGTAATAATAAGATTAGACAGATGAAAGAACTAAAAGTTAAATTGATAGAGAATATGCCTAAACGCCAAGAAGAGAATAATGGCTATATCACTGTAAAGGGCAAAATAAATATATTAGATAAGATAAAGAATATGATCAGCAAAGCTAAAGAACGTATTTATATATCTTTATCTAATGAGGTTATGGAGATAATACTGCCCTATTTAAAAGAATCTATCTCAAAAGGGCTTAAAGTTGTGATAATAAGTGAAAGACCACTTCAGCTAGAAGGTGCAGTGATTTATTATGCCAAAAGAGAAGAGTTCCAAATTAGGCTTATTGTCGATTCAACCAAGGTACTAACAGGAGAAATTATAGATGAGAATAACTCCACCTGTTTATATTCAAAGAAACAGAATTTAGTAAATTTATTTAAAGAATCACTAAAAAATGAGATCAAACTTATAGAATTAACTAATAGAAAGGATGATTAA
- a CDS encoding ABC-F family ATP-binding cassette domain-containing protein, with protein MITVNNVSVQFSSSKLFSDVNLKFTPGNCYGIIGANGAGKSTFLKILAGKIDTTTGEVIIPPKKRISVLKQDHYQYDEYQVLETVIMGNEKLYEIIKEKDAIYAKADFSDEDGVKASELEAEFAELNGWNAEPEAAQLLQGLGIKVDLHTLKMKELDGGDKVKVLLAQALFGEPDILLLDEPTNNLDIASVNWLEEFLLNFPNIVIVVSHDRHFLNTVCTHIVDIDYKKIKLYVGNYDFWYESSKLMQQLTKKENQKKEAKVKELQEFIARFSANKSKSKQATSRRKLLEKISIEEMPASSRKYPFVGFKADREVGNEVLYVENLSKTIDGEKVLDNITFRINKEDKVVFLGENELAISTLFEILAGELEADSGTVQWGITTSQSYFPKDNSKYFNDCNLSLIKWLAQFSEDKTENFLRSFLGRMLFSGEEALKPANVLSGGEKVRCMLSKMMLSGANVLILDQPTNHLDLESITALNNGLIDFKGNVLFSSHDHQFIESIANRVIEIKGDGLVDKMMTFDQYIEQSK; from the coding sequence ATGATTACAGTTAATAATGTTAGTGTTCAATTCAGTTCAAGTAAATTATTTAGTGATGTCAACCTGAAGTTTACCCCAGGTAACTGTTATGGAATTATTGGTGCTAATGGCGCTGGTAAATCTACTTTTTTAAAAATATTAGCTGGAAAGATCGATACTACTACAGGAGAAGTAATTATTCCTCCTAAGAAGAGAATTTCAGTTTTAAAACAAGACCATTATCAATATGATGAATATCAAGTTTTAGAGACTGTTATAATGGGAAATGAAAAATTATATGAGATTATAAAAGAAAAAGATGCTATCTATGCTAAAGCAGACTTTAGTGATGAAGATGGAGTAAAGGCTTCTGAGTTGGAGGCAGAGTTTGCAGAGTTAAATGGGTGGAATGCTGAGCCAGAAGCTGCTCAACTACTTCAAGGACTTGGAATTAAGGTAGACTTACACACTTTAAAGATGAAGGAGTTAGATGGTGGAGATAAGGTAAAGGTCTTACTGGCTCAAGCTTTATTTGGTGAACCAGATATACTGTTATTGGATGAGCCTACTAATAACTTAGATATTGCTTCAGTTAATTGGCTTGAAGAATTCTTACTTAATTTCCCAAATATAGTGATTGTAGTCTCCCATGACAGACATTTCTTAAATACTGTCTGTACTCATATTGTCGATATTGACTATAAGAAAATCAAATTATATGTAGGAAATTATGACTTCTGGTATGAATCTAGTAAGTTAATGCAGCAGTTAACTAAGAAAGAGAATCAGAAGAAAGAAGCCAAGGTTAAAGAGTTACAAGAGTTTATAGCTCGCTTCTCTGCTAATAAATCAAAATCTAAGCAAGCTACCTCTCGAAGAAAGTTATTGGAAAAAATATCTATAGAAGAGATGCCTGCCTCTTCAAGAAAGTATCCTTTTGTAGGATTTAAAGCAGATAGAGAGGTTGGTAATGAGGTACTTTATGTCGAAAACCTTTCTAAGACTATCGATGGAGAGAAAGTCCTTGATAATATTACTTTCAGGATAAATAAAGAGGATAAAGTCGTCTTTTTAGGTGAAAATGAGCTTGCTATTAGCACTTTATTTGAAATATTAGCAGGAGAGCTGGAAGCTGATAGTGGTACAGTACAATGGGGTATCACTACCTCACAATCATATTTCCCTAAAGATAATTCTAAATATTTTAATGATTGTAATTTAAGTTTAATAAAGTGGTTAGCTCAATTTTCTGAGGACAAGACAGAGAACTTCTTACGCAGCTTTTTAGGAAGGATGTTATTTAGTGGAGAAGAGGCTTTAAAACCAGCCAATGTATTATCTGGAGGGGAGAAAGTCCGTTGTATGCTTTCTAAGATGATGCTCTCAGGTGCTAATGTTTTAATCCTTGATCAACCTACTAACCATTTAGACCTTGAGTCAATTACAGCATTAAATAATGGATTGATTGATTTTAAGGGTAATGTTTTATTTTCTTCTCATGATCATCAGTTTATTGAATCTATCGCTAATAGAGTGATTGAGATTAAAGGTGATGGCTTAGTGGATAAAATGATGACCTTTGATCAATATATTGAGCAGTCTAAGTAA
- a CDS encoding LTA synthase family protein, producing the protein MFNFKELDLTKKQKYFIITFLVGFLFKYNYVLLRIFNVPSITGIIFKNIFFILLIGYFLVPLVKVKRGRVSLLVISILFSILCVANLWYNRHFGDYLSFIDVTTSEGVGSPTVLFRHIIKAWDIFFIVDVILLLILIIKDKGNKGQSSIASLFTMGKMRKRTVVIVLLLITQIFVTNLLLGNEGPSELYSTSSAAFVNVYGLLPLYFYEFHTSTYAAYLNIVNKEVTLPIELEDKINDKNLIDNKSNIIIIQMESLDEKVIGYKHNNQELTPFLNKLKDKSLYAENFYSQHVNGSFDADFSFLTSMYPINRNYSFKEDDMTKFESIVKVLKKKGYQTMAFHGNDKKFFHRYKAFPSLGFDKFYSREDFSSEDRIMDLKESYLGINDYDFFNQSLHYLEQADKPFFAYMITVSSHTPFTFYPDSELKEEYSDIENPLVHDYFQSVSFLDKSLEMFFDKLEQRGLAENTLFIIYADHEAGIDEKEYSSSEDFVVDRNINQPEHIPLFIKHRDIKAGIIEKTGTTTDIAPTILDIMGIEQKPKEFIGSSLLLGEEESVPFIHELPQVLYKEHIFIKDIKGLERVGYLKDRKEEGVELTEKEKNRILKIIDYMKVIMLKRRVDTKK; encoded by the coding sequence GTGTTTAATTTCAAAGAGTTAGATTTAACAAAAAAACAGAAGTATTTTATTATTACTTTTTTAGTTGGATTTTTATTTAAATATAATTATGTTCTGCTACGTATCTTCAATGTTCCTTCTATCACTGGAATCATTTTTAAAAATATATTCTTTATATTGTTGATTGGTTATTTTCTAGTCCCTTTAGTGAAAGTGAAGAGGGGTAGAGTTTCCTTATTAGTAATATCAATACTATTCTCTATCTTGTGTGTTGCTAATCTCTGGTATAATAGACATTTTGGTGATTATTTAAGTTTTATTGATGTAACTACTAGTGAGGGAGTTGGTTCACCTACGGTTCTTTTTAGACATATTATTAAGGCTTGGGATATTTTTTTCATTGTGGATGTTATCTTATTATTAATTTTAATTATTAAGGATAAAGGTAATAAAGGTCAATCTAGCATAGCAAGTTTATTTACTATGGGAAAGATGAGGAAAAGAACTGTAGTTATAGTATTATTATTGATTACTCAAATTTTTGTAACCAATTTATTATTGGGTAATGAAGGACCATCAGAGCTATATAGTACAAGCAGTGCAGCTTTTGTTAATGTTTATGGATTGCTTCCCCTGTATTTTTATGAATTTCATACATCTACTTATGCGGCATATCTAAATATAGTCAATAAAGAGGTTACTCTTCCTATTGAATTAGAAGATAAAATTAATGATAAGAATCTAATAGATAATAAAAGTAATATAATTATAATTCAAATGGAATCCTTAGATGAGAAGGTAATTGGTTATAAACATAATAATCAGGAGTTGACCCCTTTCTTAAATAAATTGAAGGATAAGAGTCTTTATGCTGAAAACTTTTATTCACAGCATGTAAATGGTAGCTTTGATGCCGATTTTTCCTTTCTAACTTCTATGTATCCAATCAATAGGAATTATTCCTTTAAGGAAGATGATATGACCAAGTTTGAATCTATAGTCAAGGTTTTAAAGAAAAAAGGGTATCAAACAATGGCCTTTCACGGGAATGATAAAAAGTTCTTTCATCGCTACAAGGCTTTTCCCAGTCTAGGTTTTGATAAATTTTATAGTAGAGAAGATTTTTCAAGTGAAGATAGAATCATGGATTTGAAGGAGTCTTATTTAGGGATAAATGATTATGATTTCTTTAATCAATCCTTACATTATTTGGAGCAAGCCGATAAGCCCTTTTTTGCTTATATGATTACAGTAAGCAGTCATACTCCCTTTACCTTTTATCCTGACAGTGAGCTTAAAGAGGAGTATAGCGATATTGAAAACCCATTAGTACATGACTATTTCCAGTCGGTCTCTTTTTTAGATAAGTCATTGGAGATGTTTTTTGATAAATTGGAACAGAGGGGATTGGCAGAGAATACTTTATTTATTATATATGCAGATCATGAAGCAGGAATTGATGAGAAAGAGTATTCTTCTAGTGAAGACTTTGTAGTTGATAGAAACATCAATCAGCCTGAGCATATTCCTCTTTTTATTAAGCATCGAGATATTAAAGCTGGTATTATTGAGAAGACAGGTACAACAACTGATATTGCTCCAACTATCTTAGATATAATGGGGATAGAGCAGAAGCCTAAGGAATTTATTGGTTCTTCTCTACTACTAGGAGAAGAGGAGTCAGTGCCTTTTATACATGAGTTACCTCAAGTTTTATATAAAGAACATATATTTATAAAAGATATTAAAGGATTAGAAAGAGTTGGTTATCTTAAGGATAGAAAAGAAGAAGGTGTAGAATTAACTGAGAAAGAGAAGAATCGTATTTTAAAGATTATTGATTATATGAAAGTAATTATGCTAAAGAGGAGGGTTGATACAAAGAAATAA
- a CDS encoding YwbE family protein: MNGKNRKDIKAGLKVSIVQKQDQRSGKLTEGVVKDILTNSSTHPHGIKVRLESGKIGRVQAIHN; the protein is encoded by the coding sequence ATGAATGGAAAAAATCGAAAGGATATTAAAGCAGGATTGAAGGTTTCAATCGTACAGAAGCAAGACCAGCGTTCAGGGAAGTTAACGGAAGGTGTTGTTAAGGATATTCTGACCAATTCTTCTACTCATCCCCATGGAATTAAGGTACGCCTTGAAAGTGGTAAGATTGGTAGAGTACAGGCTATTCATAATTGA
- a CDS encoding AzlD domain-containing protein, which produces MMNRAIIMIIFTGLVTYLARVIPLLLYRGKEPSKFVRSFLEYIPYSALAAILFPEILYSTDSMLTAALGGSCATILIIKKQNMIITVAGTILLVYILNLSI; this is translated from the coding sequence ATGATGAATAGAGCAATTATTATGATTATATTTACAGGACTAGTTACCTATTTGGCAAGGGTTATTCCATTATTATTATATAGGGGTAAAGAGCCATCAAAATTTGTCCGTTCTTTTTTAGAGTATATACCTTATTCTGCATTGGCTGCAATCTTATTTCCTGAGATATTGTATTCAACAGATTCTATGCTTACAGCAGCTTTAGGAGGAAGTTGTGCTACAATTTTGATTATAAAAAAACAGAATATGATTATTACAGTAGCTGGAACTATATTATTGGTTTATATTCTTAATTTATCTATTTGA
- a CDS encoding DUF3024 domain-containing protein, protein MGLNELIRRRVEKLLGDYCENRIPIHVRTKLKLGYGIRGNSVTLFEERKSYQGDEWIKNKIAQFRYNQDDNKWALYWWRHTGRWYRYEDVKPNSNFEVLLEEVEKDPLCIFWG, encoded by the coding sequence GTGGGGCTAAATGAATTGATAAGAAGAAGGGTAGAGAAACTATTAGGGGATTACTGTGAGAATCGTATCCCAATACATGTTAGAACTAAGCTCAAGTTAGGATATGGGATAAGAGGTAATAGTGTAACTTTATTTGAGGAGCGAAAAAGCTATCAAGGTGATGAATGGATAAAAAATAAGATTGCTCAATTTAGATATAATCAAGATGATAATAAGTGGGCTCTATATTGGTGGAGGCATACAGGAAGATGGTATAGATATGAAGATGTAAAGCCAAACTCTAACTTTGAAGTTCTGCTAGAGGAAGTGGAAAAAGACCCTCTTTGTATATTTTGGGGATAA
- a CDS encoding BamA/OMP85 family outer membrane protein, whose translation MFRKIGIIIILISIIIINANQVMANSINYNTITDITVSGNELIKMQTILQQVTTKVGDEISNEQLREDMKAIYNLGYFTNIQILFKNYKGGIQIIFEVEENPVLSKVTIKGNKEISNDELTELLTVKSGQILNFNELDNDRDSINQYYYDQGFVLARVIDVKMEGNQLNIIVDEGRLNEIIINPEDNTKDYVIRRQLSMEEEKPFNINDVRKDISKLQSLKYFEEIKPEFEQVPGDPQAIDVKLNLNKPINGRTVFGIKDSAEGSAVGNIMLEKHNIFGRGQKLTLDFEGGSDVTDYNINFYDPWIFESKTSFNINLYHQMTEETTSSNIGGLDDIGSSTRVERDVKEKGGDIQFGKELAENIRGYLNLHYDKTKEGGKPYENTRSIALTTIRDLRDNYLHPKSGSRQEFRIEKAGFNGDNDFLKSHLDLRNYYKAGEKGSWAFRMKLGASDGELPSYKSYKLKPGLLDGVRGYDSSYYGGTDGFKGDSIFLTSIEYRRDLYKAVKGVLFTDIGRTFEDNKFSLNNLNYSVGAGIRFFVPVLGAELGFDYGYAPEGDSGHKDEFTFKVGTSF comes from the coding sequence ATGTTTAGAAAAATTGGAATTATAATTATATTAATATCTATAATTATAATCAATGCCAATCAAGTAATGGCTAATAGTATAAACTATAATACTATTACAGATATTACAGTGTCAGGAAATGAACTCATCAAAATGCAAACGATTCTACAACAGGTAACAACCAAAGTAGGAGATGAAATTTCTAATGAACAATTACGAGAAGATATGAAAGCTATCTATAATTTGGGTTACTTCACTAATATTCAGATACTTTTTAAAAATTATAAGGGTGGGATACAGATAATTTTTGAGGTAGAAGAGAACCCTGTCTTATCTAAAGTAACTATTAAAGGGAATAAGGAAATCAGTAATGATGAATTAACAGAACTTTTAACAGTTAAGAGTGGTCAAATTTTAAACTTTAATGAGCTAGATAATGATAGAGATAGTATAAACCAATATTATTATGATCAAGGTTTTGTTTTAGCTAGAGTAATTGATGTCAAGATGGAAGGAAATCAATTAAATATAATTGTTGATGAAGGTAGATTAAATGAAATTATAATCAATCCTGAAGATAATACGAAAGATTATGTAATTAGAAGGCAACTATCTATGGAAGAAGAAAAACCCTTTAATATTAATGATGTTAGAAAGGATATTTCAAAACTCCAAAGCTTGAAATATTTTGAAGAGATAAAACCTGAGTTTGAACAGGTTCCAGGTGACCCTCAAGCAATAGATGTTAAATTGAATCTAAATAAACCTATAAATGGAAGAACAGTATTTGGAATAAAAGATTCTGCAGAAGGCAGTGCTGTAGGTAATATTATGTTAGAAAAACATAATATTTTTGGTAGAGGACAGAAATTAACCTTAGATTTTGAGGGTGGAAGTGATGTTACTGATTATAATATCAATTTTTATGATCCTTGGATTTTTGAAAGCAAGACCAGCTTTAATATTAACCTATACCACCAAATGACAGAAGAAACTACTAGTAGTAATATAGGTGGTTTAGATGATATAGGTAGCAGTACTAGAGTAGAGAGAGATGTTAAAGAAAAGGGTGGAGATATTCAATTTGGTAAAGAATTAGCTGAGAATATAAGAGGATATTTAAATCTTCACTATGATAAGACCAAAGAAGGTGGTAAACCTTATGAAAATACTCGAAGTATAGCACTAACTACCATTAGAGACCTTAGAGACAATTATCTTCACCCTAAATCAGGGAGTAGACAAGAATTTAGAATTGAAAAAGCAGGTTTTAATGGGGATAATGATTTCCTTAAAAGCCATTTAGATCTAAGAAACTACTATAAAGCAGGTGAAAAAGGTAGCTGGGCTTTTAGAATGAAGTTGGGTGCTAGTGATGGAGAATTACCAAGTTATAAAAGTTATAAATTAAAGCCTGGTCTCCTTGATGGGGTTCGTGGTTATGATAGTAGCTATTATGGAGGTACAGATGGATTTAAAGGAGATTCTATCTTTCTTACTAGTATAGAGTATAGAAGAGACTTATATAAAGCAGTTAAAGGTGTTTTATTTACTGATATAGGTCGTACTTTTGAAGATAATAAATTCAGTTTAAATAACTTAAATTATTCTGTTGGAGCTGGAATTAGATTCTTTGTTCCTGTTTTGGGAGCAGAATTAGGCTTTGACTATGGTTATGCACCAGAAGGGGATTCTGGTCATAAGGATGAATTTACCTTTAAGGTTGGTACTAGTTTTTAA